The following is a genomic window from Fundidesulfovibrio putealis DSM 16056.
CCGTGAAGACCACGCCGAAGAAGTCGCGGGTCTCGCGTTCGTGCCAGGCAGCGCCGGGGTAGATGCCCTCGATGGTGGGGCAGGACGGGTTCTCGTGAGGCAGCAGGAGGCGCAGGACGATGCGGCCAGGGCGGGTCCAGTGGGCGAAATGATACAGGAGCGCCATGCCCTCGGCCAGGTCCAGCCCGCAGATGTCCTCCAGGAACCAGTCCTGGCACAAAAGGCGCTCGGCGGCGGGGCGCAGGTCTTCGGGAGTGATGAGCAGCGCCGCTTCCCGCCCGGTCTCTCCGGGGGGCAGGGCCAGGCTCAGTCGCGAGGTGAGTTCAGGCATCTCAGTCTTCCTCCACCAGGGCCGGGGTGGGCCAGAAGCGGCGACCGGTGATCTTCTGCTGCAGGCGGAAGATGCCCTCCATCAGGGCTTCGGGGCGGGGAGGGCAGCCGGGCACGTAGATGTCCACGGGCACCAGATTGTCCACGCCCTCAATCAGGGCGTACTGCCCCGGATACTTGAAAGGCCCGCCGGACACGGCGCAGTTGCCCATGGCCAGCACGTACTTTGGGGCGGGCATCTGCTCGTAGAGGGTCACCAGGGCCGTGGCCATCTTGCGGGTGACGGTCCCGGCCACGATCATCAGGTCGCTCTGGCGCGGCGAGGGCCGGAAGACTTCCGCACCGAAGCGCGACAGGTCGAAGCGGGGCATTGTCACGGCCATCATCTCGATGGCGCAGCAGGCCAGACCGAAGGTCATGGGCCACAGCGACATGGACCGGCAGAGGTCGAAGACCTGCGCGGGGAGCGCGAAATCGAGCCTCGGGGGCAGGACCTCGTCCGCGCGCGGGACTATTGGATGCGCCTGGGCCATGTGAACACCCCTTTTCTCTGGAAATAGACCATGGCCATGGCCAGAACGGCCACGAACAGCGCCACGGCGATGAACGGCCCCCACCCCTGGCTGTGCGGATAATGCGCGGCCACGGGGAAGAGGTAGAGCACGTCGACGTCGAAGGAGAGGAAAATCAGCGCGTAGAGCGAGTAGTTGATGCCAAAGCGCGTCCA
Proteins encoded in this region:
- a CDS encoding NADH-quinone oxidoreductase subunit C; this translates as MPELTSRLSLALPPGETGREAALLITPEDLRPAAERLLCQDWFLEDICGLDLAEGMALLYHFAHWTRPGRIVLRLLLPHENPSCPTIEGIYPGAAWHERETRDFFGVVFTGASNTTPLLLAEALDPPPLLKAPVSRLSRNVIWPHAQWQGSAKGHALTEELMAACGGEDGQEDES
- a CDS encoding NADH-quinone oxidoreductase subunit B — protein: MAQAHPIVPRADEVLPPRLDFALPAQVFDLCRSMSLWPMTFGLACCAIEMMAVTMPRFDLSRFGAEVFRPSPRQSDLMIVAGTVTRKMATALVTLYEQMPAPKYVLAMGNCAVSGGPFKYPGQYALIEGVDNLVPVDIYVPGCPPRPEALMEGIFRLQQKITGRRFWPTPALVEED
- a CDS encoding NADH-quinone oxidoreductase subunit A encodes the protein MVFTWLNVAVFACLAAGIAFAAGPLAASYLLAPRTRGGAFAAPYECGMIPRGQAWTRFGINYSLYALIFLSFDVDVLYLFPVAAHYPHSQGWGPFIAVALFVAVLAMAMVYFQRKGVFTWPRRIQ